The Microbacterium sp. KUDC0406 genome includes a window with the following:
- a CDS encoding TetR/AcrR family transcriptional regulator, which translates to MTKESTRTRRETERARKRVDILKAAVETFGTKGSANGTLADIAQQVGMTHAGVLHHFGSKENLLLEVLEYRDRTDVEGLAEKHIPGGPDLFLHLVRTAFLNAQRPGIVQVFTVLSAESVTEGHPAREYFEKRYQNLRDDVDAAFRALCTQEGATDEVAIEMASASILAVMDGLQLQWLLDPKAIGLGEASEFAIRSIVNGVLKPGPALGAYKH; encoded by the coding sequence GTGACCAAAGAGAGCACCCGCACCCGCCGCGAGACGGAGCGCGCGCGCAAGCGCGTCGACATCCTGAAGGCCGCCGTCGAGACCTTCGGCACGAAGGGCTCGGCCAACGGCACCCTCGCCGACATCGCCCAGCAGGTCGGCATGACCCATGCCGGCGTGCTGCACCACTTCGGGTCGAAGGAGAACCTGCTGCTCGAGGTGCTCGAGTACCGCGATCGCACCGACGTCGAAGGGCTCGCCGAGAAGCACATCCCCGGCGGCCCCGACCTGTTCCTGCACCTGGTGCGCACCGCCTTCCTCAACGCGCAGCGTCCCGGCATCGTGCAGGTGTTCACCGTGCTCTCCGCGGAGTCCGTCACCGAGGGGCATCCGGCGCGGGAGTATTTCGAGAAGCGCTACCAGAACCTGCGAGACGACGTGGATGCCGCGTTCCGGGCGCTCTGCACCCAGGAGGGCGCGACCGATGAGGTCGCGATCGAGATGGCGTCCGCCTCGATCCTGGCCGTGATGGACGGCCTGCAGCTGCAATGGCTGCTCGACCCGAAGGCGATCGGCCTCGGCGAGGCCAGCGAGTTCGCCATCCGCTCGATCGTGAACGGCGTGCTGAAGCCCGGTCCCGCCCTCGGCGCCTACAAGCACTGA
- a CDS encoding ABC transporter ATP-binding protein, with product MTHLRTEQLSAGYGGRGVLEGLDVSIPDGELTVIVGPNACGKSTLLRSLSRLLAPRSGAVLLDGEDIWRLPTKQVARRLGLLPQSPLAPEGITVADLVGRGRYPYQSVLSSWSHDDESAVESAMAATGITDLAERHVDELSGGQRQRVWIAMVLAQQTDILLLDEPTTFLDIGHQVEVLDLVTGLRDAGRTVVAVLHDINQAARYASHLVAMKQGRIVAEGAPSAIIDEQLLADLFGLRSKILIDPDTGTPVVLPR from the coding sequence ATGACCCACCTGCGAACCGAACAGCTCAGCGCCGGCTACGGCGGTCGCGGCGTGCTCGAGGGACTCGACGTGTCGATCCCCGACGGCGAGCTCACCGTCATCGTCGGCCCGAACGCGTGCGGGAAGTCCACCCTGCTCAGGTCGCTCTCGCGGCTGCTGGCGCCGCGATCGGGCGCGGTCCTGCTCGACGGCGAGGACATCTGGAGGCTGCCCACCAAGCAGGTGGCGCGGCGACTGGGACTGCTGCCGCAGAGTCCGCTCGCCCCGGAGGGCATCACCGTCGCCGATCTGGTCGGACGCGGACGCTATCCGTACCAGAGCGTGCTGTCGAGCTGGTCGCACGACGATGAGAGCGCCGTGGAGTCGGCCATGGCCGCCACCGGCATCACGGATCTCGCCGAGCGTCACGTCGACGAGCTCTCTGGCGGGCAGCGGCAGCGGGTGTGGATCGCCATGGTGCTGGCCCAGCAGACCGACATCCTGCTGCTGGACGAGCCGACCACGTTCCTCGACATCGGTCACCAGGTCGAGGTGCTCGACCTGGTGACCGGCCTGCGCGACGCGGGACGCACGGTCGTCGCCGTGCTGCACGACATCAACCAGGCCGCGCGCTACGCCTCGCACCTGGTCGCGATGAAGCAGGGGCGGATCGTGGCCGAGGGAGCGCCGTCCGCGATCATCGACGAGCAGCTGCTGGCCGATCTGTTCGGGCTGCGCTCGAAGATCCTGATCGACCCCGACACCGGCACGCCGGTCGTGCTGCCGCGCTGA
- a CDS encoding ABC transporter substrate-binding protein yields MKLRKTLIAVSAIAALSAMALTGCSSGGGSDDKSTGASPALTVAKPDGSGVLSTQINNPFIGTGSGMSLGYDRMIYEPLAMVNPVGKNETTPWLAEKVEWNSDYTQLTVTPRKDVKWNDGEPFTADDIVFTFNLIKNTPALDLGGLKLADIKKDGDDVVMTFSESKFVKQGDVLQISIVPEHQWKDIADPSKDAVKDAIGTGPYTIKTFSSQGVVLDARKDYWGGDVPVPQLKYLEYNDNTGLLRALQSGETDWAQIFITDYQTNYVDKDPKHNVFWGANVLSPDMVLVNTTKAPFNDVAFRKAVNMVVDRKAHAEKARSNAGPELTNVTGIPQPTGDQYIAPEYKDQTFTIDVDGAKQVLTDAGYTWKGDALMDPSGKPVSFTLQDPQGWNDYVTGIQLVATQIKKTLGADAKVATPDADTWFANMATGNFDAALHWSGSGSNPWHIYDDVMNGAYLEQAVDGKVSDNFGRYNNPEATALLKEYQQASDDATRTDALNKIQKIFVEDVPAIPIGTHPQLAQYNTRNYTGWPSEDDQYATADPTQPSAVQVLMKLKPVK; encoded by the coding sequence ATGAAGCTCAGGAAGACCCTGATCGCGGTGTCCGCGATCGCCGCCCTCAGTGCCATGGCGCTGACCGGATGCTCGTCGGGCGGTGGTTCGGACGACAAGAGCACCGGCGCCTCGCCCGCGCTCACCGTCGCCAAGCCGGACGGATCCGGCGTCCTGTCGACGCAGATCAACAACCCGTTCATCGGCACCGGCTCGGGCATGTCGCTCGGCTACGACCGCATGATCTATGAACCGCTCGCGATGGTGAACCCGGTCGGCAAGAACGAGACCACGCCGTGGCTGGCCGAGAAGGTGGAGTGGAACAGTGACTACACCCAGCTCACCGTCACCCCGCGCAAGGATGTGAAGTGGAACGACGGCGAGCCCTTCACCGCCGATGACATCGTCTTCACGTTCAACCTCATCAAGAACACGCCTGCGCTCGACCTGGGCGGTCTGAAGCTGGCCGACATCAAGAAGGACGGCGACGACGTCGTCATGACCTTCAGCGAGTCGAAGTTCGTCAAGCAGGGCGACGTGCTGCAGATCAGCATCGTGCCCGAGCACCAGTGGAAGGACATCGCCGACCCGTCGAAGGACGCGGTCAAGGACGCCATCGGCACCGGTCCCTACACGATCAAGACCTTCTCGTCGCAGGGTGTCGTGCTCGACGCGCGCAAGGACTACTGGGGCGGCGACGTGCCGGTTCCGCAGCTGAAGTACCTGGAGTACAACGACAACACCGGCCTGCTCCGGGCGCTGCAGAGCGGCGAGACCGACTGGGCGCAGATCTTCATCACCGACTACCAGACCAACTACGTCGACAAGGACCCGAAGCACAACGTGTTCTGGGGCGCCAACGTGCTCAGCCCCGACATGGTGCTGGTCAACACCACCAAGGCGCCGTTCAACGACGTCGCGTTCCGCAAGGCCGTGAACATGGTGGTCGACCGCAAGGCGCATGCCGAGAAGGCACGCAGCAACGCCGGCCCCGAGCTGACCAACGTCACCGGCATCCCTCAGCCGACCGGCGACCAGTACATCGCTCCGGAGTACAAGGACCAGACCTTCACCATCGATGTCGACGGTGCCAAGCAGGTGCTCACCGACGCCGGGTACACCTGGAAGGGCGACGCGCTGATGGACCCGTCCGGCAAGCCGGTCTCGTTCACGCTGCAGGACCCGCAGGGCTGGAACGACTACGTCACCGGCATCCAGCTGGTGGCCACCCAGATCAAGAAGACCCTCGGCGCCGACGCCAAGGTCGCCACGCCCGACGCCGACACCTGGTTCGCCAACATGGCGACGGGCAACTTCGACGCCGCGCTGCACTGGTCGGGCTCCGGCTCCAACCCGTGGCACATCTACGACGACGTCATGAACGGGGCGTACCTCGAGCAGGCCGTCGACGGCAAGGTGTCGGACAACTTCGGGCGCTACAACAACCCCGAGGCGACCGCGCTGCTGAAGGAGTACCAGCAGGCATCGGATGACGCGACCCGCACCGACGCGCTCAACAAGATCCAGAAGATCTTCGTCGAGGACGTTCCGGCCATTCCGATCGGCACCCACCCGCAGCTGGCGCAGTACAACACCCGGAACTACACGGGCTGGCCGAGCGAGGACGACCAGTACGCCACGGCCGACCCGACTCAGCCGTCGGCGGTCCAGGTGCTGATGAAGCTGAAGCCCGTCAAGTAG
- a CDS encoding amidohydrolase, with translation MTIDLDALYTDLHRHPELSFQETRTAGIAAGHLRDLGLEVHENIGVTGVIGVLANPSTGSGTRGPVVWARADMDALPVEEDTGLSYASTATGVDPDGDTVPVMHACGHDMHVTAMIGAVERLVADRDKWSGTLVVVIQPAEEYGAGARAMLDDGALDRFPRPDIVLGQHVTPLPAGVIGVRPGPQMSASDGLTVTFHGRGGHGSRPHSTIDPIVMASAAVMRLQTVVSREVDPHDLAVVTVGSFHAGTKNNIIPAEAKLQLSLRYPDEALREKVLEKVERVVRAEAQASGAEREPEIKTLHTLPATINDADATARAVSAFQAAFGEASVIDPGLFTGSEDVSWFARDAGVPLVFWFWGGTDAATFRAAAEAGTLERDIPTNHSPFFAPEMHPTIEVGVAAMVAAAREFLD, from the coding sequence ATGACGATCGACCTCGACGCGCTGTACACCGATCTGCACAGGCATCCCGAGCTGTCCTTCCAGGAGACCCGCACCGCCGGCATCGCCGCCGGGCACCTGCGCGACCTGGGCCTGGAGGTGCACGAGAACATCGGCGTCACCGGCGTGATCGGCGTGCTCGCCAACCCTTCGACCGGCTCAGGGACCCGAGGTCCGGTCGTCTGGGCGCGGGCGGACATGGACGCGCTGCCGGTCGAGGAGGACACCGGTCTGTCCTACGCCTCCACCGCGACCGGCGTCGACCCCGACGGCGACACCGTGCCGGTGATGCACGCCTGCGGGCACGACATGCACGTCACCGCGATGATCGGCGCCGTGGAGCGGCTCGTCGCCGATCGCGACAAGTGGAGCGGTACGCTCGTCGTCGTCATCCAGCCCGCCGAGGAGTACGGCGCGGGAGCCAGGGCCATGCTCGACGACGGCGCCCTCGACCGGTTCCCGCGTCCCGACATCGTGCTCGGCCAGCACGTCACCCCGCTGCCCGCCGGCGTCATCGGCGTGCGCCCGGGCCCGCAGATGTCGGCGTCCGACGGCCTGACCGTCACCTTCCACGGCCGCGGCGGGCACGGCTCACGACCGCACTCGACCATCGATCCGATCGTGATGGCGTCCGCGGCGGTGATGCGGCTGCAGACCGTCGTCTCGCGCGAGGTCGACCCGCACGACCTCGCCGTGGTGACGGTGGGATCGTTCCACGCGGGTACGAAGAACAACATCATCCCCGCCGAGGCGAAGCTGCAGCTCAGCCTGCGCTACCCCGACGAGGCGCTGCGCGAGAAGGTGCTCGAGAAGGTCGAGCGCGTGGTGCGCGCCGAGGCGCAGGCCTCGGGCGCGGAGCGCGAGCCCGAGATCAAGACGCTGCACACGCTGCCCGCGACGATCAACGACGCGGATGCCACGGCCCGTGCCGTCAGTGCGTTCCAGGCCGCCTTCGGCGAGGCATCCGTCATCGACCCCGGCCTGTTCACGGGCAGCGAGGACGTCTCATGGTTCGCGCGGGATGCCGGCGTGCCGCTGGTGTTCTGGTTCTGGGGCGGCACGGATGCGGCGACCTTCCGCGCAGCCGCCGAGGCGGGAACGCTGGAGCGGGACATCCCGACCAACCACTCGCCGTTCTTCGCGCCCGAGATGCATCCGACGATCGAGGTCGGCGTCGCGGCCATGGTCGCCGCGGCCCGGGAGTTCCTGGACTGA
- a CDS encoding FecCD family ABC transporter permease has translation MSRPLVLRAGPFSVRTTRRMLVVCALLCLVVVALAAWAMMLGSYRVSIGEVIAALSGGAEPAVHKVVMEWRAPRVGAAVLFGAALGVAGAVFQSLTHNPLGSPDVIGFTTGSFTGVVVAMLLGGTGYAALSGGALIGGLLTAAAVYLLAFRQGLQGFRLIIVGIAVGAFLGAMNSWFMVKADVDLALRAAVWGAGSLSVVDGDTLAAAAIVLTMVALALPAAARRMRRLELGDDAAAMLGVPVERTKALLVLLGVAATAAVTAAAGPIAFIALAAPQIARRLTGHGASADLAGSALTGAVLLLSADIVAQHALPGLPLPTGAVTVCIGGAYLLVLLARESRRLGREGRS, from the coding sequence GTGAGCCGGCCACTCGTGCTGCGTGCCGGACCCTTCAGCGTGCGCACCACGCGCCGCATGCTGGTCGTCTGTGCACTCCTGTGCCTCGTGGTCGTGGCGCTCGCCGCATGGGCGATGATGCTCGGGTCCTACCGGGTGTCGATCGGCGAGGTCATCGCCGCGCTCTCCGGCGGAGCGGAACCGGCCGTCCACAAGGTCGTGATGGAGTGGCGGGCGCCGCGCGTGGGCGCGGCCGTGCTGTTCGGCGCCGCGCTCGGCGTCGCCGGGGCCGTCTTCCAGTCGCTCACGCACAACCCGCTGGGCAGCCCTGACGTGATCGGCTTCACCACCGGATCGTTCACCGGTGTGGTCGTGGCGATGCTGCTGGGCGGCACGGGGTACGCCGCCCTGAGCGGCGGCGCCCTGATCGGCGGACTGCTGACGGCGGCCGCCGTGTACCTGCTGGCATTCCGGCAGGGTCTTCAGGGCTTCCGACTGATCATCGTCGGCATCGCCGTCGGCGCGTTCCTCGGCGCGATGAACTCGTGGTTCATGGTCAAGGCCGACGTCGACCTCGCGCTGCGCGCCGCGGTATGGGGTGCCGGATCGCTCAGCGTGGTCGACGGCGACACGCTCGCCGCGGCCGCGATCGTGCTGACGATGGTCGCACTCGCCCTGCCCGCAGCGGCCCGGCGGATGCGCCGGCTCGAACTCGGCGACGACGCCGCCGCGATGCTGGGCGTCCCGGTCGAGCGCACGAAGGCGCTTCTCGTGCTGCTGGGCGTCGCCGCGACCGCGGCGGTGACGGCCGCGGCCGGGCCCATCGCCTTCATCGCTCTCGCCGCGCCCCAGATCGCCCGGCGTCTCACCGGGCACGGCGCCTCCGCGGATCTGGCGGGTTCGGCGCTCACCGGAGCCGTGCTGCTGCTCTCGGCCGACATCGTCGCCCAGCACGCGCTGCCGGGACTGCCGCTGCCGACCGGGGCGGTCACGGTGTGCATCGGCGGAGCATATCTGCTGGTGCTGCTCGCCAGGGAGAGCCGCCGTCTGGGCCGGGAAGGACGATCATGA
- a CDS encoding ABC transporter ATP-binding protein, which produces MTTLEFTNVTKIYNVRGSGQIKALDDVSFTLRSRQTIGLVGQSGSGKSTIAKILTQLEVPTSGEVLLDGKPIPRGGKGLRRYRQQLRMVFQDPFASLNPYHSIRHHIERPLRLDRVVPRQEVDDEVRRLLERVRLDPDAVMERRPHELSGGQRQRVAIARALASRPALLVADEPVSMLDVSIRLGVLNLLADLQREEGLGVLYITHDLATARHFSDEIMVLNQGRVVEHGAADDVILHPRDPYTRELRAASPDPEEFFRTPSAQTTGGAR; this is translated from the coding sequence ATGACGACCCTCGAGTTCACCAACGTGACGAAGATCTACAACGTCCGCGGATCGGGCCAGATCAAGGCTCTCGACGACGTCAGCTTCACGCTGCGCTCGCGTCAGACCATCGGCCTCGTCGGTCAGTCCGGCAGCGGCAAATCGACCATCGCGAAGATCCTCACGCAGCTGGAGGTCCCGACCAGCGGTGAGGTGCTCCTCGACGGCAAGCCCATCCCGCGCGGCGGGAAGGGGCTGCGCAGATACCGGCAGCAGCTGCGCATGGTGTTCCAGGACCCGTTCGCGTCACTGAATCCCTACCACTCGATCCGGCACCACATCGAGCGACCGCTGCGGCTGGACAGGGTCGTCCCGCGCCAGGAGGTCGACGACGAGGTGCGACGTCTGCTGGAGCGCGTGCGCCTGGACCCGGACGCCGTCATGGAGCGGCGGCCCCACGAACTGTCCGGCGGCCAGCGTCAGCGCGTCGCGATCGCCCGTGCCCTGGCGTCCCGCCCCGCACTTCTCGTCGCGGATGAGCCGGTGTCGATGCTCGACGTCTCGATCCGTCTCGGCGTGCTGAACCTGCTCGCCGACCTGCAGCGCGAGGAAGGACTCGGGGTGCTCTACATCACGCACGATCTCGCCACCGCGCGGCACTTCAGCGACGAGATCATGGTGCTCAACCAGGGCAGGGTCGTCGAGCACGGCGCGGCCGACGACGTCATCCTGCATCCGCGCGACCCGTACACCCGCGAGCTGCGCGCGGCCTCGCCCGACCCGGAGGAGTTCTTCCGAACCCCGTCCGCACAGACGACAGGAGGCGCGCGATGA